A single region of the Streptomyces sp. ITFR-16 genome encodes:
- a CDS encoding Gfo/Idh/MocA family oxidoreductase, translating into MSTHTPITGRPVRVALVGAGNRGLTYTEWIKAHPERAELVAVADPRPAARAAAGAPVEFDDWRPLVDHRIADAVIVATQDRFHVEPVLALAEAGYAILAEKPLAPTEEETRRIVEGVERAGVLFAVCHVMRYTPYTDLVKEVVDSGVLGQLVSLDHLEPVGWWHYAHSYVRGPWRSEKDSSPMLLAKSCHDLDWITYVMGGRIEQVTGFGGLKHFTPENAPEGSAGRCLDCAVEHGCPYSALKLYVPTLREKGAVWPVTHVTEATDEAGLVRALREGPYGVCVYRSDNDVVDHQVLAMRLSGGVTATFQMVAFTEQTHRQTRIFGSHGWLVGDGEQVTVQDFRTGGSTVRTLGASGSNAADGHGGGDAALVEAFVTALATGDAGAVRSGPATSLGSHLAAFAAERARHTGTVQTVPVS; encoded by the coding sequence GTGTCCACGCATACCCCGATCACCGGCCGGCCCGTCCGGGTCGCCCTCGTCGGCGCCGGCAACCGCGGTCTGACGTACACCGAGTGGATCAAGGCGCACCCCGAGCGCGCCGAACTCGTCGCCGTCGCCGATCCCCGCCCCGCCGCGCGGGCCGCAGCGGGCGCGCCCGTCGAGTTCGACGACTGGCGGCCGCTCGTCGATCACCGCATCGCGGACGCGGTGATCGTCGCCACCCAGGACCGCTTCCACGTGGAGCCGGTGCTGGCGCTGGCCGAGGCCGGTTACGCGATCCTCGCCGAGAAGCCCCTCGCCCCGACGGAGGAGGAGACCCGCCGGATCGTCGAGGGGGTGGAGCGGGCCGGGGTGCTGTTCGCGGTGTGCCACGTCATGCGGTACACCCCGTACACCGACCTGGTGAAGGAGGTCGTGGACTCGGGCGTGCTCGGACAGCTGGTCTCCCTCGACCATCTGGAGCCGGTCGGCTGGTGGCACTACGCCCACAGCTACGTACGCGGGCCGTGGCGCAGCGAGAAGGACTCGTCCCCGATGCTGCTCGCCAAGTCCTGCCACGACCTGGACTGGATCACCTATGTCATGGGCGGCCGGATCGAGCAGGTCACCGGTTTCGGCGGCCTGAAGCACTTCACGCCGGAGAACGCGCCGGAGGGTTCCGCCGGCCGCTGCCTGGACTGCGCGGTCGAGCACGGCTGCCCGTACAGCGCGCTGAAGCTGTACGTGCCGACGCTGCGCGAGAAGGGCGCGGTCTGGCCGGTCACCCATGTCACCGAGGCGACCGACGAGGCCGGTCTCGTGCGGGCGCTGCGCGAGGGCCCGTACGGGGTCTGTGTCTACCGGAGCGACAACGACGTGGTGGACCACCAGGTCCTCGCGATGCGGTTGTCGGGCGGGGTGACCGCGACCTTCCAGATGGTGGCGTTCACCGAGCAGACCCACCGGCAGACCCGGATCTTCGGCTCGCACGGCTGGCTCGTCGGCGACGGCGAGCAGGTCACCGTGCAGGACTTCAGGACCGGCGGGTCCACCGTCCGCACACTCGGCGCGTCCGGGTCGAACGCGGCCGACGGGCACGGCGGCGGGGACGCCGCGCTCGTCGAGGCGTTCGTCACCGCCCTCGCCACCGGTGACGCCGGAGCAGTCCGCTCCGGCCCCGCCACCTCGCTCGGCAGCCATCTCGCGGCGTTCGCCGCCGAACGCGCCCGGCACACCGGCACCGTCCAGACGGTCCCGGTCTCATGA
- a CDS encoding peptidase C14 has protein sequence MSVPHHPIAASSRRNLLRASGLAGLVMAGTAAATTPAQAAPTHTRDVLHLDTVTALRALNTTPLTDGTHILLAGYHTPGDGGGMALRWNKKSTAPHNGGTVIAPTHTPKTGRWHQLHTGTIDFRTFGHFNADTPADTALQTLVNDPTVHRIEAHTDLLFTQRHLFNRSTIELDFGGHHIHTTGIEKNTHDNPFGALLSFRGTPTDTTVKHTLSAAMPDLSDLFEVGDSSKFAVGQWWAVEINALSGTYEKEIQRLVQVTDVVDATHIRVNYQIGWDLAAGRTLTWTRVEPVERAHVRNMVFEGWGEDEMTGSHPVAYEYAVRCDVSGIEAVGTFWPVVMRRWCTYYRTEQCSLTNPKSVTYGGAGYLTQQIYCLYGHVEDCHTSNARHLNDFTASAYCYVTNCHGDGDDEGPFVTHGQFEHDLVYTGNSGLMTFANSGAAWGGRAKRITVRRHACSWFVARVKITDLTLEDVLVVGKKSLEGSGMLWVNADGVQMRGCTATGPLIVSRASDLSARPDVIADSSFAFAAGAEITQAGVTAPLTLRRTTLKGVDAAVFNGTGPLVLDQCTLTGSKDAAPVSLAHADITVLGGELRDTGLKLTSAKDQRLRVDGTRLSGTNKDGALLARTGAGRTVDWQLSGLDSTAPDGTAHVLLTEGTNRYRATGSTFTGGRLELRPSAFGDSGHLLHTGCVEDGTERTAVPDEGDRVAHTAATLRF, from the coding sequence ATGAGCGTTCCGCACCACCCCATCGCCGCGTCCTCCCGCCGGAATCTGCTGCGGGCTTCGGGTCTGGCCGGTCTGGTCATGGCCGGCACGGCCGCGGCCACCACCCCGGCCCAGGCCGCACCCACCCACACCCGTGACGTCCTGCACCTGGACACCGTCACCGCCCTGCGCGCCCTCAACACCACCCCCCTGACCGACGGCACCCACATCCTCCTCGCCGGCTACCACACCCCCGGCGACGGCGGCGGCATGGCCCTGCGCTGGAACAAGAAATCCACCGCCCCGCACAACGGCGGCACCGTCATCGCCCCCACCCACACACCGAAAACCGGACGCTGGCACCAACTCCACACCGGAACCATCGACTTCCGCACCTTCGGCCACTTCAACGCCGACACCCCCGCCGACACCGCCCTCCAGACCCTCGTCAACGACCCCACCGTCCACCGCATCGAGGCCCACACCGACCTCCTGTTCACCCAACGCCACCTCTTCAACCGCTCCACCATCGAACTCGACTTCGGCGGCCACCACATCCACACCACCGGCATCGAGAAAAACACCCACGACAACCCCTTCGGCGCCCTCCTCTCCTTCCGCGGCACCCCCACCGACACCACCGTCAAACACACCCTGAGCGCGGCGATGCCGGACCTGTCCGACCTCTTCGAGGTCGGTGACTCCTCGAAGTTCGCCGTCGGCCAGTGGTGGGCGGTGGAGATCAACGCCCTGTCGGGGACGTACGAGAAGGAGATCCAGCGCCTCGTCCAGGTCACCGACGTCGTCGACGCGACGCACATCCGGGTCAACTACCAGATCGGCTGGGACCTCGCGGCCGGCCGCACCCTGACCTGGACCCGGGTCGAGCCCGTCGAGCGCGCCCACGTCCGCAACATGGTCTTCGAGGGCTGGGGCGAGGACGAGATGACCGGCTCGCACCCGGTCGCCTACGAGTACGCGGTGCGCTGCGACGTCTCCGGCATCGAGGCCGTCGGCACCTTCTGGCCGGTGGTGATGCGCCGCTGGTGCACCTACTACCGCACCGAGCAGTGCTCGCTCACCAACCCGAAGTCGGTGACCTACGGCGGCGCGGGCTATCTCACCCAGCAGATCTACTGCCTGTACGGGCACGTGGAGGACTGTCACACCTCCAACGCCCGCCATCTCAACGACTTCACGGCTTCCGCCTACTGCTATGTCACCAACTGCCACGGAGACGGTGACGACGAGGGCCCGTTCGTCACGCACGGCCAGTTCGAGCACGACCTCGTCTACACCGGCAACTCCGGCCTGATGACCTTCGCCAACTCCGGTGCGGCCTGGGGCGGCAGGGCCAAGCGGATCACCGTGCGCCGCCACGCCTGCTCCTGGTTCGTCGCCCGGGTCAAGATCACCGATCTGACCCTGGAGGACGTCCTGGTCGTCGGCAAGAAGTCGCTGGAGGGCTCCGGAATGCTCTGGGTCAACGCCGACGGGGTGCAGATGCGCGGCTGTACGGCGACGGGGCCCCTGATCGTCTCCCGGGCCTCGGACCTCTCCGCCCGGCCCGACGTCATCGCCGACTCCTCGTTCGCCTTCGCGGCGGGCGCCGAGATCACCCAGGCCGGTGTCACCGCCCCGCTCACCCTCCGGCGCACCACCCTGAAGGGCGTCGACGCCGCGGTGTTCAACGGCACCGGGCCGCTCGTCCTGGACCAGTGCACCCTGACCGGATCCAAGGACGCCGCCCCCGTCTCGCTCGCCCACGCCGACATCACCGTGCTCGGCGGCGAACTCCGCGACACGGGGCTGAAGCTGACCTCGGCCAAGGACCAGCGGCTGCGCGTCGACGGCACCCGGCTGTCCGGCACCAACAAGGACGGCGCCCTGCTCGCCCGTACCGGCGCCGGACGCACCGTCGACTGGCAGCTCAGCGGCCTCGACTCGACCGCGCCCGACGGCACCGCACATGTGCTGCTCACCGAGGGCACCAACCGCTACCGGGCCACCGGCTCCACCTTCACCGGCGGCCGGCTCGAACTGCGGCCCTCGGCGTTCGGCGACAGCGGCCATCTGCTGCACACCGGCTGCGTCGAGGACGGCACCGAGCGCACCGCCGTGCCGGACGAGGGCGACCGCGTCGCCCACACCGCGGCCACGCTGCGCTTCTGA